From the Glycine max cultivar Williams 82 chromosome 11, Glycine_max_v4.0, whole genome shotgun sequence genome, the window GGGGGAATTTAATCTCCTTGGGATTACTGCACCAGGTAGTTTATTTTTCTTGCTTCACTGCTTCCATTTTCTGATATGTCAAAAGAATTTCTTTTTTAGATTTGTAAGCTGTTGGTGTTATCTGTTACTGTGGCTTCCATTTGACAGTTATTATTTTCCCTGTATATCCTGTGATACAATTGTGAAGATAATAAATGCCAACAAAGCACAATTTTTTCTGATGCACATAACTTCCAATTACTGAAAAAAGGTGTCTGATATACCCCTCCCCCTCCCCAAAGATAGGTAGGTACCAGATACTATTGCATTTTGCAGGCTGAGtagaaattaatcaaattattcatatattcACAAATCATCATTCTTCGATATTATTCTATAAATAGAGTCATATTGacgataattttttatgaagttGTTCTTCTTTGGGTGTTCTTAACTTAAGATTAGTAGTAATGTAGTATACTTGGAATCTTTACAATATGGCCATGTCTTGTATGCCAACAAACTTTTGCAATTCTATTTCTGCTTATTTGCAGAGGAATATGGAGGGCTTGGCCTAGGTTACTTGTATCACTGTATAGCAATGGAAGAGATTAGCCGTGCTTCAGGATCTGTAGGTCTTTCTTATGGTGCTCATTCAAACTTGTGTATCAATCAGCTGGTAATTGAAGAGAACTTAAGTCTCTTTCTTTGAATGATTTATGGCCTTCTAATGAGTCTTCAGGATTGCTACCTCCTTTTGTTTAGGTGAGGAATGGAAGCCCTGCTCAGAAAGAGAAATATTTACCAAAGGTTCTAGTTCTGTGCaatttaatcttatttattttcagtGAAATGTTTGCTGCCTTGCCCTCTTGCCGATGATGTGTAAAAGATTGACTTTATCAAACAAAAATGCTCATAGCTTTCTATTTCTTGTGCTCATCATTAGtagtttttctcaaattttctgtgtctatttatctatctatttataagCTAAGTTGTCTTTTTCTCTTCACTTTTGAAGCTTATTTCTGGGGATCATGTGGGAGCTTTGGCAATGAGCGAGCCCAATTGTAAGATGTGTGAACTTGAATTATAATGTCTTGCATTTTGAGATATTCCAAGGACTTTACTAAGTGAATAACTTTTCTGCAGCTGGTTCTGATGTTGTCAGCATGAAATGCAAGGCTGATCGTGTAGATGGGGGCTATGTACTTAATGGGAACAAGATGTGGTGTACTAATGGGCCAGTTGCTCAAACATTAGTAAGTTTCTTTAAATTTCATTGCATTGACTATATTCGTGTTTGATTTGCCTTTGGAAAACTAAAAGAGCAGTGTTTCCCTAATTTGTAATTTCAATGGACTATTTTTCCATGTAACTGCATATCATTATCGTAATTTGAGGACCTGATtgcaaaataatgaagaaaaagatCAATATTTCATAAGGATTTATTGCACCATACAACAACAGCCTTATCCCATTAGGTGATGTCAGATACATGAATCACACAATGTCATAGGCCTTGGTCAAAAACCAAATTCTCCAGGATATTGTTCACCATGagtttctttttaataataatatcttcCAATGTCTTTCTTAGTCTCCCTCTACCCTTTTTGTAGGGCTAAAGCTAAAAGCAATGCAATCTACTCCTTACTTGTGCCTCCAATGACCCGCTTTGCACATATCCAAACTAATTAAACTGATTTTGTATCATGTTCTCCTTGATAGGTGCCATATTAATATCTCCTTGTATGCAATACTGTATAATGTCTTTTTTTGTGTGACTACACATCCACCTTAACATTATAATTTCTGCTACTCCTACTTTTCTCTCATGTTGTTTTAAAGCCCAACATTCGCTACCATAGAGTATAGTTGGTTGCACAATTGTACAATAAAACTTCCTTTTAAGCTTGGTAAGTACTTACATTCACAAATAATCCTTGATGCCTTTTTCCATTTTAATCACCCAGCCTGTATCATGTGTGTGACATCTTTATTCATTTCCCCATCGTTTTATAagattaatcccataaactttgAAAACTTGTGGTATGAAAATTTCTCTAATTTTTACctacaaatcatttttttcatgtttcttGCTAAAATTACAATGCATATATTCTTCTTGCTCCTACTCAAGCAAAAAACCCTTTGATTCCAAAATCTATCTCCAAAATTCAAGTTTAAAGTTAATATCTTCCCTTGAagccttaattattaattagaacCATATCATATGTGAAAAAACATGAATATgggaataattttttctatttccttGGTAAGCTCATTCAAGactagattaaacaagtaataaTTCAAGGTTGAGCCCTAATGTAAACCCAGACTTATAGAGAATTCCTTAGTTTTGTCTCCAAAAATTCTCATATTAGTTGTTACCCCGTCATACATGTCTTGTATAGTCTGGATATAAGCCATGCAAACACCTTTTTTTTCCAAAGCCTTCCACAACACTTCTTTCAGCATTCAATAATATGCTTTTTGTAAGTTAATAAAGAtcatatataattctttttctttactttggtGCCTTTCTATCAACCCCCATAGAAGATAAATAGATTCTGTTGTAACCTTCTTGGCACAAATCCAAATTGATTCTCTGCAGTCCTTGTCTCTTCTCTTAATCTATGCTCGATCACTTTTTCCCATAATGCTAAAATGAAGAGAAGTCCTTATTACACCATGAATGGGTAAATATGTAAGGAAGAAAATGCTAAGCATGTTTATCATAATGCCTGGGTTCCAAGTAAATTGGAtcccatatttttcaatttaatatcaCTTTTTTGTGTTGGTGACCAATATCTTTATGAAGAAACAGGATGCTCATGTAATATAAAACTTGATTTTATTATAGTTCAGACATATGCTGAGAATGCATAGCACGTATTTGATTGTGTTGAATTGAATCAGGTTGTCTATGCTAAAACAGACATAACTGCTGGGTCAAAAGGCATTACTGCATTCATCATTGAGAAGGGAATGCCTGGGTAATTGCTCTAAACCTTGACAACAAGTTATACAATATTAAGTGGACAAACCTCTGTATTTCAAATTAGTTAATTCTTAGGCAATAATGTGACCACTTGCTATGACCAATGAAACCATGGGATGTTAATCTTTACTGGCATCACATGATTTTAAGCTACAATTTCACTTTGACAAGTGATGCTTCTCCAACTAATGGatattaaattgtattttaaccCAAGTTTCTCTCATGTATCATTTAATGCTAGACTCGTTTAGTGGGACTTACCATGTGCTGTAGAAGTaatgcaaaataattttaataaaaaataaaaaggtgcTGGAAGCTTTTAACAAAATAGTTCAAATTTGATTCCTGAGTGAGTCTATAGCTTGCAAAAAAATCCTTCTTTGAAAAtgatagagaaagaaagagtcATGATCACtcataaataacatgcatgtaaTATATACGAGAAGAAAAAGCATTTCTAACGTGGTTGAAAGGATGAGGCCTCCCTTAAATGATAAATCATTTGATTACAGTGAGAAAATAGAGATGAAAGATGAATATCTAACATTATTTATGTTTGACTACAGATTCAATACTGCCCAGAAATTGGATAAACTTGGGATGCGAGGAAGTGATACGTATGTATGCATATGTTCTGTGAGAAATTTCTATATATAATCCATTCCTAATCACTTTCCCTCACTTTAACTGACAAAATGGGATTCTGCGGGCAGGTGTGAGCTTGTCTTTGAGAATTGCTTTGTTCCAGACGAAAATATTCTTGGGAAAGAAGGGAAAGGTATTGCTTTTGTAGTCTTCTTTATtatttgcaaaataattttcttatttttgttactTCTGTACcagaattttgtttttagtgGCACTACTTGTGTAAATTAAAAGAAGCTTCTCCAAAGTAGGGCCACtagttttcctttctcttttttcaatGCAAATCCTGATTAAAAGGGAAGAACATTTAGTTATTGTTGCATGTCAAGTGTCATTCATTATCACTTATTCTTTGGTTTCAGGAGTCTATGTCATGATGTCTGGGCTGGATCTGGAGAGACTTGTTTTGGCAGCTGGTCCTCTTGGTATTATGCAGGCATGTCTTGATGTCGTCCTTCCTTATGTTCGACAACGAGAGCAGTTTGGTCGTCCTATTGGGGAGTTTCAGTTTATACAGGTTTATTATTATACACATCATATTTTTTGCAATTATCCTGCATAtgtgttttatgtttatgtgAATCTTAGCCATCACATTGTCAATTGATCTTTGGTTACAGGGGAAAATTGCTGACATGTATACTTCATTACAGTCTTCTAGGTAGAAGATTCTAATGTCATGGTGctcttttctctttcaaaataAGTTTGCATGGCAGTAGATAACATTCTTCATTTCAGGTCTTATGTGTATTCAGTAGCTCGGGATTGTGACAACGGAAAAGTTGACCCAAAGGTCCATCCACGTGTCTTTTATCTTGTGGTTGAATGTACTATTGAGCTTCATCATTTGGTTCtttaaatggattttttttatatttacaaaactaccttttttttttacatattactTGTATTGCATGAAATTGAAATGTTTATGTTTTCTGCAATTGTTTTAAAACACAATCATAAACCCTAGGTCTGTTGGGTAAGCCTCTCTAGAAACAGttctagaagaaaaaataaagaaaaaaaaatgaaatgagtttTTCCATTAGCTAATTTGTAGATGTCTTCTCATCTTTTAGAGATGAGAGAGTTTCTACAAATTAGTTAATGAATAGCTCATTTTAACTTTATGGAGAaattcatctcatttttttcttctcattttttctcTTAGAAATGCTTCTAAAGAAGATAACCCAAACAGGCCCTTAAGCTAAGATGTTGTTTCATTACAATTTTACTCGCCTCAATTTTAGCCTCATGCTCAATTGTACATTCCTACAAACTTCTCACCATGGTTGTTTCCCTATTCATTGAGTTGTAAAGCTTGCTATCTTGCTGCTGTTTCAGGATTGTGCTGGAGCTATACTTTGTGCAGCTGAAAGAGCAACCCAGGTTGCTTTGCAGGTAAATAAACAAAGTTGCTTGCATCGGTTATAGTTGTTGTTACTGTTGTTCTTTTATTCACATTTTTTAGTGCTTTTACCCCCCCACCAAATTTTCAGGCAATACAATGTTTAGGTGGGAATGGTTATGTGAATGAGTATCCTACTGGTCGTCTCTTGAGAGATGCCAAACTCTACGAGATTGGTGCAGGAACTAGTGAGATCAGAAGAATGATTATTGGACGTGAACTCTTCAAGGAGCAATAACATGCCACCATACCTTATATGTGGATGGTGTTGAGCCCCTTGGGAAATTCCCTTGCAGATGTTTGTTAAACTAATGCTACATTCATCAAACGAGAATTGATCATTGGTCCAAGGAATAAAATTCTGCCatattacatttttatataCTTTGAAAATCTTCAAAGCGATCATCCATCTTAGAAAACAATGTTGTAAAACTATCAACAGCAGTTGACACAGATAATAATAACTTAAGtatcttaatcaaataattcaagattcaaatcttatttgattcttaaatatgaaataaataattttttaagaaaaatattcacCTGTGCGCACAGCCTCTGAAGAAGTGAAGAAGTGACAGACAATTTTGTCCTAATGattagccaaaaaaaaaacacctgaatttaaaaaaaatttatggccATGCGTTGCAGATTTTATGCTGAAATAATGAGATAGATATTGAATGTTTTTCTCTTCcagttttcatttttatgaatatttataCTGATTGATTCAGAACTAGAGTGCATTTCTCAAGATTTTACCAAAGTATAttttgcatgttcttttatggccACATTTTTGGACCTTTAAACCCGCATCACACCTCGAAGAGGTTCCTAACAGCCGTAGCAAAATTACGCAACCATGGTGGAATGGAAGATTTGGAAACCATCACCATCAGCATTATTCCAGAGTACGTAACAAAACCCATAATAATGGTTTATTATATGATGCCAAGGCTAGCCCTTATTTAGTTAGTTTAATGCACTCAATTGTCAGTCTTTTCTAGTGCTGACCATGCAATTTTTGCTGGGCCTACAAACTCAAAAGGGTAGGGTAGTAACCAAACAGCATAAAAACATGTAGATTTATCTTGTACAGAGACAGGAccaaacataataaatatttcagaCAACCCTGAAAACCTTTAGACCCTAACTGCTGTTGGAGAATAATCTGGCTGACCCACTGAGGAAGACTTTGAAGCCTCCATAATCACTGGTGCCTCTTCCAAACAGCTATGAGTATCATCACTGATCATCTCAATTGTCATCTTTTCCACTTCTTCTTGGGTGTATATATGGATCTTGGACACCACATCGCAAAACTCACTGCAGCCATAAGGATACATGCAAATCTTTTTAGTGTCACCTAGAAAGTACATCACATAAAATGACACTGGATAGCTTACATAGTAAAGGGTAAAAGAGATGTGAGGTTCTATCCTATCAGTACATGTTGAGACAGGTAGGAGATATAAGGTGAGTTGGATGGTTAAGAGAGAAGGGAAGGAGGAAAAATCACGGATTCGATCCCCTCtcttaacaaaactaacattctaaCAATCAACATTTGccgggaaaaaaaaaacatgtttagaCAGGTGACAATCATTGATAACTGATTAAAAGGTATAGAAAAGCAGCATTCTTTAAGGTGTTGATTTGAGTCCAGAAAGAAGAAAACTTACTGCCATGGGTCATCCCCCACAACCATTATGTCATTCTCACTGTCAGTGTAGAGGATCTTCCATCCCTTATCAGGATCTTTTAGAAGGCCTTCCATGCTAAACAGTCTCTCTAGTTCACTCAGCAGATCATTGTAGCCACTCAGTCTTGAAAGATCAATAGCTCTTCCAACTAAGCTGCCTTGCTTGTGAACCTTCATTTAGTGTATGTTATATAGGTGGGTAAAacttgagagagaaaaaggcATATCATAACATAATTTTGTTGTTATCATCCCTCACCTTTGTGCAGCTCCTTTTAGCAGAGTTCTGCAAATTTTGGGTAGTAGTTTCCCCAGACAAAGAAAACCCGAATAGTTTGCAGGCATTTACCTTTCCCTGGACATTGTTGTCAATAGAAACCCCCATATTCCCAGCAGCAGAAATATTATTGCCCTGCAGCTTATGGTCATTTGGGAGATCTGATCTTCCAACTTCATTTACAATGATCCCTGCCTGAGTGGATGGCTTGTTAAATGGGACATTCTCTCTCTGGAAAGTGGTGGATTTCGAGCAAAACAAGCTAGCTTGACTGGCTTGGTGAATATCCCCGTAAGGAAACAATGAAAGTTGAAAGCTTGGTTTGGTTGCCTGGTGGAGGTTGAAAGTTGTGCAACTAAGATTGGGCATTCCCCAAGCACCAAGGTTCATATCAACCTTTCCTGTCAGGGATTTCAATGGACATATTTCTTGACCTTGCAAGACCCTCGGAAACCTGTTGGTTTCCACAAAGCCTGCATAACTGAAAGGGTGCACACTACTCAGCTCAGAAGAGGTAATCTTTCTTACTTCAGCTGATCCAAGATTTGGATGACTTTGAGAGCTCATCTCAAAACCTGGTGGCTTGGTTACTGTGTCACATCCGTAGTAGAGTGACCCAAAACCTGCATTTTCTTGACCTTGCAAGACCTTGGGTGATCTTACAGACTCCTCAAAGTCTATCAATCCTCTGCCTCGTGCTGCtatatgaaacaaaaaggatgaTTAGGATATATTAAGTTAACATACACTCTTTACTTAAGTCTTGGATAAATTTCTTTATAAacatttatagaaaaagaaaatgataaggtaaaatgaattgagcttctcccacaagctaaaatcaatttatgcacTTAACTTATATATAAGCTCTCTCAgttaactttttcaaaaactaaggtgcataagttgattttgacTTGTGGGAGAAGTTCAATGTATTTTACAAGTATTTATGGAGAAGAGTCTTATTCTACTTTAGTGTTAGGACTCATACCAGTGATGAGGTGACTAGGTGAGGCAACCTGCAGACCTGTCCGCAGCTTCTTCAGTCTTGGGGAAGACTGAATGCTCAAGGGGGGCAGAGGAGCAGAAGGATCAATCTCCCATGGAGATACTCTGTCTTTATGATTAGTCTCAATATCCTCATCCCATCTGACCTGTTGCATGTCACAGCAGGCTTACATTAATGAAGAGATCATCATGTGGTCAGACTCAGTTCATAAATGAGCTTTGTAAGTGGTTTGCTAATGCAACCTTCatattaatttgatatgatGATATGTAAAACTATTTAGAGCGAGACACAAAAATATTACGAAGAAAAATTGGAGAAATGGAATTAGATTTCTGTGATATTCACAAAGAAAGTTGCTTCACAATAATTCAGTTTGGTgttaaaaacacaatttctGTCCTTAAGCAATGCCAAACGTATAAATATGGTACAAGAGTACTGCATTAGTAACAAAGCAAAATTAAAGATGTACCATCAAGCACCTCCATTTTGATTTGGGCCATCTATAAGGATCCAAATCACTCGTTCCAATCAACATCCCACTACAACACCTGCAAGATAGGAAGATGGTATTATGACACAAgcaaaaagctttttgaaggAAGACATAGTAATGAAGATTTATAATTATGTTGTAGTCTACCTCCTCTCTTGAGATTCATCCATTTCAAATCTCATTTTGAATCTTGTTCCAATGCTCactggattcttgatgcttttAACATACTTTTGGTAGGGAACAACAAAGTCTGCTTGACTTGCTCTGTAttatatcaaattcaaacacGTTACAAATTTATTGCTAGTCTCATACCAATCAAGAGTTAGCAACcaaagaaggaagaaattaCATCCATAGGAAATTAAAGATTATGGTAAAAGGTTTCATTTCTAAGAAGGCCTATCAGAGGATCAAAGCTAGTTTAGTAAGGTGCAAAGATATTGTAATTTGAGTTTCTAGAAAGGGCATGAGCCATTTCTGTCCAAATCAGAGTGTTCCCTATTCTTCCATCCAATCCACATCATTGGAGTGTTTGACAATCCATTCTTCAAAGTGTTTAATAGACACAGTGCTGCTACCTACACACTTACAGACATATCACCTCACATCTATATAGTTTTTACCATATGATTATGGCTGGTGTCCcacatgatttttttacatattcacACTTCGGTTGTGCCACCATAGAAACCTAGTGGAGAGATCCAAACTCctaagaacatatttggtttaagaaaatgtttcctgttttttcacttttaatatgagaagaccactttagtttattatgtttttgttttcaaacattcatacagaaaaaaagaaggaaaaaacaataaaaataaagtttcatttatgtaattaaaagtaaaaataaaaataaaaataaaaatagaaatattttctcaaagtaAACATGCCCTTATGTTGCCAGGCCAGAATTAAAATCTAAGGACAAGTAATTACAGTGTGAATTTCATACATCTTGCAAAGCAGGAAGGCAAGACCAGTCAGTATTAGTACCTTGGACTGTAGAAAACATGAAACTTGCTTTTGGTGGATATTGCATTTGCCACAGAAGAAAGGACATTGGGATAGCAGTTCTGGCTTCCAATAACTGATTCAGGAAGATCATTTCTAGGTCTAACAGCTCTTCTGATTCCCAATCTCAGTTCACCATTTTCACCCCTACAAAGTCATTAATATTTCAGTAAGGATCCGAAAGGTACTATAATGATAGATAGACCCTTCTTTCTCTGAAACTGGGTAGTGAGAATCTCAAGTTTGATTTAATTGGCTTCCAAATGATTATTATTACTCATATTTCATGCTTTCAAAGTTTGGTAAGACTTAAATTCTTGATtctcaagaaaaataaaggCCATCTGTTTTGACTTTATGAGGTATGTTTTTGCAAGTACATATTTTCTTCCAACTCCCTTTTTGGCACTGTACGGTCTCCAAGACAATGAAGTTCatcaatattaataattacAGCATTTAAAAACTACTACTTAATATTGATaatacaacataaaaaaaactattaattatcCAAATTAATAACATCCATGTTTTTTGTTTGGTATTTGGATTGATAATTAACTTTCTACTAAATTATTGGAAGACCATCATTAACAATTAGTAATTGTAGGTGAGATTAATCCACGTTTAGGAGCTTGAGAGGTTGCTCCTTCAAGTCAATAATATAAGAATTAATGTCAATTAAAACGTCCAGTTCAACACACACGTATACACGAAGGATTCTTAGGCACAGCAAGAGATTTTAAGCTACAAAATATGTGTTAAAAACATTGTTAAAATAGCAGACAATCATGAATCACATAGCTGAGGTGATAGAGAtatatacaaaaagaaaaaacatgctTCGAGAGTGGCCAAATTTTTCTCCGTATATAAACACACACTTAAGCTAAAACACACTTGATACTGTAGATATATATACCTTAGGAAGAGCACTGCATCACCGGAGACAAGATTCTTTTGACTGACAAAAATGCTCCATCCAGTAGTGAGTAGATGCCGCCTTGGCTGACCTGACATGTTACCACATCGATTTTGTGTACCAATTAGTGTCTGTTTAGATTagatttttagtaaaattgatATTGAACACTTGGACATGATTTAGAGTTGTAGCCGGAGATTTTATATTCGAATGTTGTACAGTGTAATAATTTGATTCTCAATGTAAACCAAATGGGGCCTTGGTCAATATATGAAgtcgcacacacacacacatactcaCACCTCAcacttaatttttctaataacATTACCTCTGTAAATGTGACGAAATTTCCACTCCACATCATGCAGGTCTTTGGCAACAAGCTCTTGTGATGGCCTCTGCTGCTTATAATCCTGTAGTAGTGTCAAAGTAAAAGGAATAGCTCAGCAATTTAAGCAAGGctagaaaatcaaattatagtcctgtttgaataaacttcttaagcacttatagaagaaaaaaaactaaaaagacaaTGAGTTAAATTTCtctcataagttaaaatcaacttatgcacatTATCTTTTAAAGAATCTCTCTTTTCTAACTTTTCCAAAAGCTGAGGTGCATAAGTTGATTCTAACTTGTGGAATtcacttttcatttttcttctttataagTGTTTATAGTTAATATTATGCTCTGTGAAAGATGTCGCACCAAAGGAGGAAAACAGTCTTCAGCAGCTCGGCGAGGAACAGAAAAGCCCCCATGTGTGCTGGTATCAGAGGCAGTTAGTGTTTTGCAGAACATGTGAGGGGTTGATTTAGTTGGTGATCTATCATCCCCCTCCTCTTCTGCTCCCAATTCCTCAAGTTCTTTGCCCTCTAAATACATCCCTTCCaactgaaaagaaaagaattcaGTGTGTTCAGAATTACTTAATGTAATGCAGCTAAGGAACATTTGGTACATCATTTAACATTTTAAGCTCATAAAAACAAACATTCCTTGTTCTAATTAAACAATGAAAAGAAGCTctcaaaaattgattatttagtTGGAAGGGACATAATTAGGGACACACCAAAACATAAATAACTTTCAAATGAAAAACCAACCTCAGCTTGAGGAAGCAAAGTAACTTGTGTATAAACCTCATCATTCTCCTTGTTGGCCTGTTCCAGGAAGTGACAATTTAGTAAAACCAAGTGAACAATAGAGCCAATGCAATGGGGCAAGGAAATGGCGACATGCCAAATGAAATTGAGTAAACCACAACTGAATCTAAGAGGAGAGAATTCAGTACTCACAAGTAGTTGGACATTGACAACCCTGCAAAAGATCTGTGGCTGAAGATCATAGGTGGGAATCTCCAATGGTGTGAAAGGAGAGAAAGATGCAACTTGTTCTAAGTGACCTTGTGGAAAATAGACCACCACATTTCCTTTCTTGGGAAGAGAAGTGAGAGGGCCAGCACAAGCATGCCAAAGCTCAAGGTAAGAAGAGGACACAAGCGCTGAAGAGGAAGAAGTAGAGGATGAACAAGTGGAAGAGGACCAACAAGTAACACCAACACCTTTCTCACATTCCCTATCACAGAATGCATTCTTCTCAACCTCAGTCACTTCATGGTTCAGATCAATTTCCATGAACACCTAGTGGTGTAGGCTCAAATGGAAGCCAAGAGAACAAGGAAGCAGCAACAAAAGCACCCCACAACGAAAATTCACAACTTGAAGAAGGGAGGGAAAGAGTGTGTGTGTCACCAAGTGGAAGAATTGAGAAAAGGAAGCCCCAGAAAGTGGAAAGTATAAATACCATGGAAAAAGAGGTTAGATTGTGAGAAAGAATTCATATTTGGAGAGTATTAAatcaaagggaaaaaaaagagagagtggaACTGGATGAACAGAAAAGAACAAAGAAAGTCATGTTGAGAAGGATACCAAGACACGATttttaaagataagaaaagaaggaaagaagagagaagaatatatattatatatagtattaAATAATA encodes:
- the LOC100794259 gene encoding isovaleryl-CoA dehydrogenase, mitochondrial isoform X2, producing MWTALFKESVAQFATENIAPHASKIDQTNYFPKEVNLWKSMGEFNLLGITAPEEYGGLGLGYLYHCIAMEEISRASGSVGLSYGAHSNLCINQLVRNGSPAQKEKYLPKLISGDHVGALAMSEPNSGSDVVSMKCKADRVDGGYVLNGNKMWCTNGPVAQTLVVYAKTDITAGSKGITAFIIEKGMPGFNTAQKLDKLGMRGSDTCELVFENCFVPDENILGKEGKGVYVMMSGLDLERLVLAAGPLGIMQACLDVVLPYVRQREQFGRPIGEFQFIQGKIADMYTSLQSSRSYVYSVARDCDNGKVDPKDCAGAILCAAERATQVALQAIQCLGGNGYVNEYPTGRLLRDAKLYEIGAGTSEIRRMIIGRELFKEQ
- the LOC100794259 gene encoding isovaleryl-CoA dehydrogenase, mitochondrial isoform X1; its protein translation is MHRINTARSIFSAVFRSKSRPHSAAFSTSLLFDETQTQFKESVAQFATENIAPHASKIDQTNYFPKEVNLWKSMGEFNLLGITAPEEYGGLGLGYLYHCIAMEEISRASGSVGLSYGAHSNLCINQLVRNGSPAQKEKYLPKLISGDHVGALAMSEPNSGSDVVSMKCKADRVDGGYVLNGNKMWCTNGPVAQTLVVYAKTDITAGSKGITAFIIEKGMPGFNTAQKLDKLGMRGSDTCELVFENCFVPDENILGKEGKGVYVMMSGLDLERLVLAAGPLGIMQACLDVVLPYVRQREQFGRPIGEFQFIQGKIADMYTSLQSSRSYVYSVARDCDNGKVDPKDCAGAILCAAERATQVALQAIQCLGGNGYVNEYPTGRLLRDAKLYEIGAGTSEIRRMIIGRELFKEQ
- the LOC100794259 gene encoding isovaleryl-CoA dehydrogenase, mitochondrial isoform X3 translates to MGEFNLLGITAPEEYGGLGLGYLYHCIAMEEISRASGSVGLSYGAHSNLCINQLVRNGSPAQKEKYLPKLISGDHVGALAMSEPNSGSDVVSMKCKADRVDGGYVLNGNKMWCTNGPVAQTLVVYAKTDITAGSKGITAFIIEKGMPGFNTAQKLDKLGMRGSDTCELVFENCFVPDENILGKEGKGVYVMMSGLDLERLVLAAGPLGIMQACLDVVLPYVRQREQFGRPIGEFQFIQGKIADMYTSLQSSRSYVYSVARDCDNGKVDPKDCAGAILCAAERATQVALQAIQCLGGNGYVNEYPTGRLLRDAKLYEIGAGTSEIRRMIIGRELFKEQ
- the LOC100816621 gene encoding auxin response factor 4 isoform X1, whose translation is MEIDLNHEVTEVEKNAFCDRECEKGVGVTCWSSSTCSSSTSSSSALVSSSYLELWHACAGPLTSLPKKGNVVVYFPQGHLEQVASFSPFTPLEIPTYDLQPQIFCRVVNVQLLANKENDEVYTQVTLLPQAELEGMYLEGKELEELGAEEEGDDRSPTKSTPHMFCKTLTASDTSTHGGFSVPRRAAEDCFPPLDYKQQRPSQELVAKDLHDVEWKFRHIYRGQPRRHLLTTGWSIFVSQKNLVSGDAVLFLRGENGELRLGIRRAVRPRNDLPESVIGSQNCYPNVLSSVANAISTKSKFHVFYSPRASQADFVVPYQKYVKSIKNPVSIGTRFKMRFEMDESQERRCCSGMLIGTSDLDPYRWPKSKWRCLMVRWDEDIETNHKDRVSPWEIDPSAPLPPLSIQSSPRLKKLRTGLQVASPSHLITAARGRGLIDFEESVRSPKVLQGQENAGFGSLYYGCDTVTKPPGFEMSSQSHPNLGSAEVRKITSSELSSVHPFSYAGFVETNRFPRVLQGQEICPLKSLTGKVDMNLGAWGMPNLSCTTFNLHQATKPSFQLSLFPYGDIHQASQASLFCSKSTTFQRENVPFNKPSTQAGIIVNEVGRSDLPNDHKLQGNNISAAGNMGVSIDNNVQGKVNACKLFGFSLSGETTTQNLQNSAKRSCTKVHKQGSLVGRAIDLSRLSGYNDLLSELERLFSMEGLLKDPDKGWKILYTDSENDIMVVGDDPWHEFCDVVSKIHIYTQEEVEKMTIEMISDDTHSCLEEAPVIMEASKSSSVGQPDYSPTAVRV
- the LOC100816621 gene encoding auxin response factor 4 isoform X2 — translated: MEIDLNHEVTEVEKNAFCDRECEKGVGVTCWSSSTCSSSTSSSSALVSSSYLELWHACAGPLTSLPKKGNVVVYFPQGHLEQVASFSPFTPLEIPTYDLQPQIFCRVVNVQLLANKENDEVYTQVTLLPQAELEGMYLEGKELEELGAEEEGDDRSPTKSTPHMFCKTLTASDTSTHGGFSVPRRAAEDCFPPLDYKQQRPSQELVAKDLHDVEWKFRHIYRGQPRRHLLTTGWSIFVSQKNLVSGDAVLFLRGENGELRLGIRRAVRPRNDLPESVIGSQNCYPNVLSSVANAISTKSKFHVFYSPRASQADFVVPYQKYVKSIKNPVSIGTRFKMRFEMDESQERRCCSGMLIGTSDLDPYRWPKSKWRCLMVRWDEDIETNHKDRVSPWEIDPSAPLPPLSIQSSPRLKKLRTGLQVASPSHLITARGRGLIDFEESVRSPKVLQGQENAGFGSLYYGCDTVTKPPGFEMSSQSHPNLGSAEVRKITSSELSSVHPFSYAGFVETNRFPRVLQGQEICPLKSLTGKVDMNLGAWGMPNLSCTTFNLHQATKPSFQLSLFPYGDIHQASQASLFCSKSTTFQRENVPFNKPSTQAGIIVNEVGRSDLPNDHKLQGNNISAAGNMGVSIDNNVQGKVNACKLFGFSLSGETTTQNLQNSAKRSCTKVHKQGSLVGRAIDLSRLSGYNDLLSELERLFSMEGLLKDPDKGWKILYTDSENDIMVVGDDPWHEFCDVVSKIHIYTQEEVEKMTIEMISDDTHSCLEEAPVIMEASKSSSVGQPDYSPTAVRV